The nucleotide window AAATATTGCTAAAGAAATGATCTACTCAGCACCCAGGTAGAACAAATATCCAACAATTGAATGATACTATTTTGTTTTCACCAAcacaatcagaaaaaaaaaacacaatgaaCTCTAGCAAAATTAACCCAATCATGATGGAACCACAGAAAATTTCTTGATTAAATACTAGTAGGTCCATTTGGGTTTTTATTGAGGAACAAGATTCAGTGGTACCAGCTAAGAAAAGAATTCTTCAGTTTACCATTTTCACATGGTATTAGAGCAACCATCTGAAACCTAAGAGTGAAACAATCCCACCACAACCAAATTCTTAGAATCACATTATAAGCCTTCATGCCAGGGGACGAAGAAACAAAGGTTGTTCAACACGACAACTCTTCGACTACGCTGAAGATGTCAAAACCTTGGGAAAATCCCAATCACCCTTTGTTCATCCATCATTCTAATCAGCCTGGAGTGGTCCTTGTTGCACAGCCTTTGGGGAAGACAATTATACCACCTGGGCTCAGTCTATGAACATGGCCCTaacaatcaaaaacaaaaagggatttATTGATGGCACAAACGAAAGATCAACCCAGAGAGTTGAAGAGCAGATGCAATGGGACCAGTGCAATACCTTGGTTAAAACCTGGTTGCTCGGGTCTATGTCCAAAGAGATATCCAGCAGCGTCATTCACTGCAAGACTGCAAAAAGCATGTGGAAGGAGCTGAAAGAAAGGTTTTCTCACACTAATACGGTGCAATTATTCCATATTGAGAATGCTATACATGATTGTGAACAGGGTGTTGGCTCTGTGACTACCTTCTTTACCAAACTCAAAGGctttgtttgagcccaaaagtaattttggcaagatcctttagtgtatttagcatagcgggccgatacctgcggcccaaaaataagcctacttgggtttgggttataacttcacccattccgtaatccataaggaaaatgagcccttattggaatcgagtagcggagattgaataagAGACTTCAATCAATAGTctttctatggcaaggaacagtcgaaaccctaggtataaataccaggtttcaaggatgaATTAAacacaactctcaaatcaactaatcgcacagattatcaaagcctccccggagcaaaccttcaacctagttgaaacccggcgaccgtactcctagtcctagtctctccaagagccgactattagtgctactgccaccgatacaaccagcgaagcaagggtaacgccctcgcaacccagcgaagctaaagtcacgctttagcaaaacccgtgctttcttagaacttcccagtgattgcgctgctcaacctacaacgttgagtatcgattcggtgacgcgaagagatcacaaccaaagtccttaccaGTAAGGCGAGAAGTCATTTTcggaaaggcaagaaaagaaccttgtgacaaggttggtgctctccttgtccACAGCGTTTgattcaagaagtcaggtcaagggactccctgACGACTGTACCctacggtgctggcacgcctgctcaatcacatcagcaaaagagacagtttgcacccatactggttttcggagccaaacattttggcacgcccagtgggacttgTGCATAGCGTTTCTTCGTGAACGTAACCATTGGGAAGCCGAgtgaaaacccttaccaaaagggttatgctaactgctcaaagcagaagacctccagttacagaccgcattctcgcgcggactgtcgtggtctttctgaagaacaagtgactcaaaggTTTTCTCACTCCCAATCATCCGACATGTCGACTGAACAGGGAGAAAATCACCCGCCCGCTACGGAGGGGCAGAATGTCACTACTAACCAGGAAAGTGAGCCTGTTAACCCTACCGTTATCTCCAGTGTTgcagaaaatgaagaaagagaggctttcattctgaagcctattccagaaggAGCGACTTTCGAGGAAAAGCTCgtgatcatcatggagaataacGAGACACATCGTAAAAAGGTGGCTGCTGACTTTGACAGGGAAATCGCGAGGACAGACTAACTCATACGCAAACTAGATCAGCGCATTGCCCAATGTGCTGAAGATAGTAAGCAACAAATCGCACGATAAGAGAATGCAGTACGGGCCCACGCCAGAGGTATCGCCGATGAGCAGGGTCAGCGCCAGAAGGAAGTTATGGAAGCTATTGTGAGCCAAGCCAAGCAGACTGCATTAGATTTGGCAGGTCTTCGTAAGGATGGATCTAACCTTGCAACAGAAGTCGCCATGCAGAGAGCCGAATTGAACCAGGCTAAAGAGGTattgaacaaagctttaggggatcctaatgcCATCCTTGGGTCACTTGGCCAGCCCTCTGGTTCTGGCCAACCTTCTGGTTCTGGTAAATATATACCACCAAATGTTCGGGAGAAAGTGAACAGCAGTACAGCTACTCCATTGAAAACGGCTACTACCGCATCAACCAAGAATAAGGAAAGAGCCTTGGTGATCGGCGGTAACAAGGCCACTCCACCGGCCCCGCAAAAGGATAAGATTCAGAAAACCGGTGATGGTACTCTTGACGATCCTGTTGTTTTTACTTAGTACGACAGCGATGGGGTGGAGAACGTCTATCATGAACTCCCAGACAATTTACTATGGCATTGATCAGACAGGCAACCTGGTCAAGATAACAGCTCTGGTAAAAGATGCACCCATGCCAGCGGTCACTCTTCAGCAATCTGCTAATCCTCAGACCATTTGCCTCGGAGAAGGAATAGCGCCTACCAGCCAGACCGTACCATTGCAAACTGCCAGCCAGACTATGGCGATGCCTCCTCTCCCTCCCGGACCAGATTACGTGAGACGCGAAGAGGTTGAGGAGATGATCAAGTTGGCTTATCCTAGGGCAGCTCGATGGAGTTTATGAGGGGCCTTTCCCACCGCATATTATGCTTGCGCCTTTTCCCAGAGGCtacaaaaatatcatattttcaactttttcaggggaagacatGGAGAATGTGGCAactcatctggccaggtttagggtacaatgcggccagtatcaaaatgatgaaatcctcaagtgcaggatctttggcattTCTCTTTCTGGAACTGCTTTCAGATGGTTTTCTAAGCTCCGCCCAGGATCAGTGGCTGATTGGCCAACAATGGAAAGGCTCTTCCGAGATACTTTTGGATCCATAGAGCCTGAAGTTGACCTGGCTTCTCTCACTCAAATGGCTCAGCAGCCCATCGAATCTACCGTAGCATATCTCCAACACTTCCAGATTCAGAAAGCCAAATTGAATATGGTGTTACCAAAGAAAGAACTATTGAAGTTGGCCATCAAAGGCTTAGAGCCTCACCAgtgaaagaagcaacatggcagcatgatccagtcaatgggagaactcatcacatAGGTGGGCAGCTTTGAACATCTTCTCAGAGAGACTGAAGCGAGGAAGAATGCGTCCAGAGGGACATATGTCCGAGGCAAACACCGTACAATAGCGGCGTTGAACTATCAGCCAACTACTTATGATCCTTACTACCACCGTCATAATGAAGAAATTTTCCAGGATACGGAAGAGGAGAATGAGGAGAATGATGTCTCTGCTTTTAAGCTGACAGGAAGGAAGAACACAGCCTTGAAACAACTGAAGATATCTAAGGAGTCTGTCAAACTCAAATCTGTGGCCTTCACCAAATCCGAATTCgcgacatatacatatgatgccaataaggcacatgagattttagatgagatgatcgccgcgaagatggtgaagacagaCTTTAGACCTTTTCCTCGTCCAGATCAGCTAAAAGGTaaaaagtactgcaaattccacaacctgTGGAATCATAACACAGCTGATTGTGTGAGCTGAAGGAtcaaattcaggtatggctcaataatggtagtttgcaggtggaagctccagtGATCGCGGCAGCCCTTGTAGATCTTAACCCTTTTCTTGACACCAGTGTCAACATGGTCGATGTGAACTGGCCCAAGAAGAAGAACCAGAGAAGGCCAACTTTGGATCTGACCACAAAGGGCCAGGAAGAGAGGATAGAAGGGGAAGAGACCTCTGTGAATAAGAAAGCTAAAGCTGTTAGCGAAGCCTCACTAGTAGTCCTTTGTTCgcgatgcaaggaagaatgtggcATCCAAATGTCACACAAAGAGAACGAGCAAACATTTCGCTTTGGTTCTTTCCCGCTAATCAAGTGGACTACGCCATCACAAAATTATCAACCTGCGAGCCCCAGAGCAAGAGACAAAATCGTGTCACCGTCATCCCCAAGGGACTCCAACTTGTTCACAAAACTAAAGGCAGCTGCAGCAGGTCAGAAGCAAAATGACAAGGCTAGGGATGAACATAAGGATGTCTTGACAAAACCCTACATCCCACCTGTTCCAAcctccaccatcaaggaaggcaattggtacaccagggaaaaggggaaaGCAGTGGAAATCAGTCCTTCCAAGAAAAGAAAGCTACATCGtaggtttggagaagccaagCGAACGCTAGAGGCTCTGGATCAGGGTTTGATCAAACCCTCGCAACTTGTCAAATCTCCTGAGCAATATCAGAGGGAGATGGAAGCATTAGCTGCTAAGCCTTTGGTGGCTCCCCGCAGTTTTCAAAAGCAAGCACGCTCGGAAGCAGGGGCCTCTAAGCCTAATGTCTTCTGCAGGATCACTAAAGAGCGAACACCTCCTCCAGCtaggaaggaaagctcaccaACTAAGCGGCCATATGTCAAGTGCAAATTGTTTCGCGAGGAACCAGATATCAAATCCTCGGTCTTTGAGAGaatggggggcaaggacaacaCTGCAGAAGCTTTACAGTGGAGACctaaaaaagtcaaaagtgtagTGGTCGCGCCCCCAAAACAAAGTACAGTAGGGGAGGTGGTGCAGGAACACAAGCAGTGTGAAATAAAAGGCCTTATGGAAGAGTCATTGGTAGACCGTTTGGCTAAGCAGTTCAACACCGACATCCCGCCTAATGAGCCCAAGCTCAACCTTGAAGAGGACATGGTCGAGACAGATACAGTTGATAcctcttgcaacatggtttacgtgcTTGCGGCAAAATACACACTGCCAGTCGCCGCGCAAGAATGTATTGAAACTGAGGAGAACAGTGAACCTCCTCTACAAATTACTTCAGCGGCAACGACACCTATAGAGGAGGCTATGTTACTGGAAATAGAGGACGCCAACGACAAGGAgttcttcatgagctttacaAGGCCAACCCTAGCCATGGTTCAACACATGAGGCCTCTGTACATCACAGCGGAGATTTTTGGTACCAAGGTTGGGAAAATCATGGTTGATACTGGTGCAGCAGTCAATGTCATCACAACAAGAACCATGCATTTACTTGGGattaagaaagaaaagatcCAGTCTACATCTCTCACGCTcaagaacttcgcggggactgtaacGAAAACATTGGGTTTATTGTTCCTGCGCGTCAAGGTAGGCCCCGCAGAGGGCGTTTACGCTTTCTTCGTAACAGACTGCTACGCGGCTTACAGTGCCATTCTAGGTAGGGACTGGATACATCGGAATTACTGTGTTCCGTCAACTCTTCATCAGGAACtgattatgtggaacagggtAACAGACAAAGCTGAGGTGGTTAAAGTGGATCCTCGCCCGTTCTCTGTTTCCacgaattatgtagatgccaggtactacttgGAGCCTATTACTCTATTGCAagtcagtggcatcgatgacaaaggccgccccatAGGGGTTacgacctctgaattggcacagtgggggctcacgctGGCAAaggaaggcttggaaaggcctggccacgcttgCCCAAACCCTTCAACGATTGATGGATCAagaccttccagaggaaggcATAGAGGCATTCCACTCGTTGTACGAAAGACTCTCCTCGTAcgtggtggaaaaagaggcctatgattgAATCGCGACCTTAGAAATTGTCAACGAAGAGTTCTCAGACCAAGaataagaagatgaagaagagattcagcTAGCTCTGGCAGCGCTAGATGATACTCCTCCTAAGGTCAGAGATCCTACCGAGAAGGTCAATCTTGGAACAGTagatgagcctatggaagtggctatcagcgcCTATTTAGAGCCTAGCGAAAAACAGAGGCTTATTGACTTACAACTGgaattcaaagactgcttcgcgGAGAAATATGAGGACATGCCAGGCCTGTCACCGGATTTGGTATGCCATCAGCTACCtacactccctgacaagaggcctgtgaagcaagagccgcgaagaatgaactcTGAGATCCAAGTCCTGGTCAAAGAGGAAGTTGAGAAGATGCACAAGTCAGGCATCATCAGGGTAGCCAAATACAATAAGTGGCTATCCAACACAGTGCCAGtccgcaagaagaatggcaagatgagggtctgtgtggactacagagaccttaatgtcgctacacctaaagacgtctaccccatgccggtcgcggatatgttggtagacgcAGTAGGGGAACACGAactgttgtccttcatggacgaaACTGCAGGGTATCACTAGATTCCAGTCGCAGAGGAAGACAGACACAAGACTGCGTTCCGTTGCCCAGGGTTCGAGGGTGTTTTTGAATacgtggtcatgccttttggattgAAGAATGCGGGGGCaacatatcagagagccatgaacctgattttCCATGATATATTGGGGAAGATTTTGGAGGTTTATATCGATGACGTGGTGGTGAAATTGCAGAAGAGAGGAGACCATATCGTGGATCTTAGAAAGGTCTTCGAGAGAATGCGgcaacacaagctcaagatgaaccccGCCAAAGGCGTCTTCGGAGTTCAGGCAGGTGACTTTCTAGGATTTATAGTCCACCATAGAGGAATTGAGATTCCTAAGGATAAGGCAAGCACAGTCATCAACGCGTCTCCCCCGCGAACAAAGAAGGAGCTACATTGattgctgggtaagatcaattttCTGAGGCGCTTCATTTCTAACTTTGCAGGTAAGATCCAGCCCTTTTCCCCACTACTGAAGTTGCAGGGACAAAACGAGTTTGTATGGGAGTCTatacatcaagaggcttttgataaaattaaGGCCTATTTGGCGAGCCCGCTAGTACTTGTTCCACCTAGAGCTGGATTCCCATTGAAGCTGTATATATCAacagctgaggcttccattggaaGTCTACTCGCTCAAGATGACGAGGAAGGCGTCGAACATGccatcttttacctcagtaggacacttacagattgcgaaacaaggTATACTCCAATGGAGAAGCTGTGTCTTACACTATAtttctcagcatgcaagttacggcactacatgttatccttttacttgcatcattgctcaaaccGACCTGGTTAAATATATGCTGTCGCCACCTATTCTGAGAGGtcgcattggcaagtgggtgctgGCCTTATCCTAATTCTCACTACAATACGTTCCACAGAAAGCTGTGAAGGGACAGGCCATTGCAGACTTCTTAGCGCATCACCCTACGTTGGATGTCCCCACAGTGAAAGAATTAGAGATAGCGACTACCACCACTCGACCAGATTTGGCGCGCATTCCAGAATATGCTGTATGGTATCAAGGCACAGTCTCCCTTCAACCCTAGATATTGTTTTTTGATGGCTCATGCACAGAAACCCTAGCAGGGGCAGGAGTGGTTCTGGAAAACCCAGCAGGTGATCGTTTTTCCTATTCTTTCCAGTTGGAGTTTAAGTGCACCAATAACCAAGCAGAATAcgaggcccttattattggcctGGAGGTATTATTGGAACTAGGGGTGAGAGACATCTAGGTTCGTGGTGACTCTTTGCTCGTGATCAATCAGCTTCAAGAGAAGTTCAGGTGTGTCAGTTGCTTGCTCGTACCATACTTGAATCGCGCTGTTGAGCTCCTGGACCAATTTGATGACGTGGGTTTAGAGCACATTCCTCGCGAGCGCAACTTCGCGGCTAATGAACTCGCTCAACTGGCTACAGGAATTACATTGAAATACGGGGTCTGCGAGCGCATTCTGAAGGTTGAACGATGCACGCTACCTTCGTGGCTTATGCGACCTGACCGGCCTGACAAACCGGTCATCGCGGTCCTGGAACCTATTAACGTAGATTGGCGCATCCCTTTGATAGATTACCTCAAGCAGCCAGACCCCATCGCAGACAGGAAGATCCGTTTCCTTGctttaaattacttcctcagaggAGAAGAGCTACGTCAACGCGGTGAAGATGGCATCGATTTCAAGTGTGTCTATGGTCGCGAAGCAAAACGATTAATGCAAGAAGTGCATGAAGGCGTGTGTGGGGCCCATCAAGCGGGTCCAAAGCTGCGTTGGCTTATCAGGAGACATGGCTATTATTGGCCCAGTATTTTACAGACTGTATCGCATTTGCGAAAGGATGCCAAGATTGCCAGGCACATGGACCAGTCCAGCACATCCCCAATGTTCCCATGTAGCCcatcattaaaccttggcctgcgcggGGCTGGGCTTTGGACTTGATCGGAATGATTCACCCACATTCTTCTCTccagcacaagttcatcattgtcgcTACCGATTTCTTtactaagtgggtggaagcagagcctttgaaggaggcttctggtgccaccattcgccaaTTCATCTTTCGCAATATTATTTGCCGGTTTGGCATCCCGGAGGTTTTGGTGTCTGACAGAGGGGCAGCGTTCATGGGCGATGATGTCGAGAAGCTTGTCAATGAATATGGCATCCAATTTGTCCATAGCACGCCTTATTACGCTCAATCCAATGGTCAAGCGTAGGCTAGTAACAAAATCATCATTACTCTACTGAAAAAGTTGCTTATAGAGAACCCTCGCCAATTGCATAACACATTATATGAGATGTTATGGGCTTATCGTACTTCTAAGCGGAACCCTACGGCCACCACCCCCTATGCGTTAATGTTCGGCCACGACGCGGTTCTCCCTTTGGAGATCAATGTTCAATCTCTGCGCGTCCAGGATCAACAGCATTTGattggtgaagattatgtccagacTATGTGGCAAGAGCATGAAGACCTTAGCGAGAAGCGCTTAGAGGCTTTGGACACCTTGGTCATGGAAAAGCAGCGGATCGCTCGCGCCTACAATAAGAGGACGCGTGGTCGCAGTTACAAGGAGGGTGAGCTTGTTTGGAAAGCAGTCCTGCCGTTTGGCGAAAAGTTGACTGGCCGCGGTAAATGGACTCCTCGTTGGGAAGGACCTTTTGTTATTCACCGAATTCTGGAATGCAGGGTTTTCACCTCAGACGGCGACCTCCACCGCAATCCCATTAACGGCAGGTTCCTCAAGAAGTATTACCCCAGTGTTTGGGAATTTGAAGACCCACCGGACCCAGCTGTTCCTGAGATTAGGGGGCAATCCTAGTGTTCCTTGACTTGCTTCAtcctttccatttaggccaatttgtGGCCTCATCCTCATGTATTCGCTCTACCTAGAAATACTAGGGGGCCAACACTCTATGCATCTAGGCCATTAGATTGTGGCCATTACATTATATTATATCATAATTCTCAGTTCTATCATAATTTTCAGTTCTTTTCTTTGAAgacttttctttcaattttcttgaCAATATGTGTTAGGAATATATGTAAGGGCCTATACCAGAGgccatatcattttttttttttcagaaaatgataaaaattcagaaaatttcatGCATAAAGTGGCTTTGTTACCAAAAGCAATACAATGTGTTCAAAAATTACATTTGCAGTTTACAAAGCCAAAAAGTGGCTAAACATCATGAGGATTTcagatcttctaagagtttCTGGATCTTGCGGCAGGGAGAGGCAGTGagattgacaggacccgccccggatttcaccctgaaatctgaagtggacctgcggggcccaccttagaagaaattttgccaaaaatttggcagaacttcccctaaagtggacaacccaaaacctgtagaaagaaaatttacacttctaaatcacccaTCCTTACTCtcctgaagccaccctgctcccccaaacaacatcaaccaaaatcaaatgacacaaaacacaacttaaataacattaatttcctcaggtaatcagagcaaatcTAATAGCAAGGGtgatcaaggaaaacctaaatcaaataaaaacgcGGAAGCAACGCTGTtgtctatgcctcaactccaatgtacgcccgacctcaactaatttcgcctgcaaactgggcatttgaaacctaagggcccaggggaaagtaattgaaaaacacgttagcgttagtggacaaaataaataatttaatatgaaaaaaaaaacaaaataaaacttcatactttcccacatttttcgatatatataaaatccggatgcatgcaacatttataaaacactTAAGAAAATAATCCGAAAAACATTGAACtccagaaaaccgactagccccgctagccacaACAACAgagtaaaagattgaaatttcaatactcgaaaatataagaccagccccgctggttaagaaaacTCAGACTagtccccgctagtcaaaaatagtataagtaggggaagatgatagccatacgaatgagcctcccaggctcgggtgatagcctcccaggctaaagtactcccatatactcccgttatatatccacacgccactaagtgtagcgattaggatactaggcttcagcattactgtcacaaagacagtaaccagcgccacaaaggcggacgggcttcggtgatcccatcacctcgccacaaaggtggacgatcaatgctagcaatgataatagtcacccaaagtatggcaaaagggtAATCCGTAACcatataaatccataaatacataaggcttccccaactctcgtacaagaatttccaatgacgtgtcccacacgccaagataatctcaagttcaaaaataaataggagagaataataataaaacataatctccataaatcgaaacaaaaccaattccaagagCATCatgaaggcattcccaatgccaaatccgaaagtcgataaataaataagaaaatataaataaaccaacggcgtgtcccacacgccaaaaatattctcgggtcaatgatgaataagcaaggaagttcaataatgaactaa belongs to Rosa chinensis cultivar Old Blush chromosome 4, RchiOBHm-V2, whole genome shotgun sequence and includes:
- the LOC112199625 gene encoding uncharacterized protein LOC112199625, translating into MPFGLKNAGATYQRAMNLIFHDILGKILEVYIDDVVVKLQKRGDHIVDLRKVFERMRQHKLKMNPAKGVFGVQAGKIQPFSPLLKLQGQNEFVWESIHQEAFDKIKAYLASPLVLVPPRAGFPLKLYISTAEASIGSLLAQDDEEGVEHAIFYLSRTLTDCETRYTPMEKLCLTLYFSKAVKGQAIADFLAHHPTLDVPTVKELEIATTTTRPDLARIPEYALEFKCTNNQAEYEALIIGLELQEKFRCVSCLLVPYLNRAVELLDQFDDVGLEHIPRERNFAANELAQLATGITLKYGVCERILKVERCTLPSWLMRPDRPDKPVIAVLEPINVDWRIPLIDYLKQPDPIADRKIRFLALNYFLRGEELRQRGEDGIDFKCVYGREAKRLMQEVHEGVCGAHQAGPKLRWLIRRHGYYWPSILQTVSHLRKDAKIARHMDQSSTSPMFPCSPSLNLGLRGAGLWT
- the LOC112199626 gene encoding uncharacterized protein LOC112199626, producing the protein MLWAYRTSKRNPTATTPYALMFGHDAVLPLEINVQSLRVQDQQHLIGEDYVQTMWQEHEDLSEKRLEALDTLVMEKQRIARAYNKRTRGRSYKEGELVWKAVLPFGEKLTGRGKWTPRWEGPFVIHRILECRVFTSDGDLHRNPINGRFLKKYYPSVWEFEDPPDPAVPEIRGQS